ATTGCAGTGTTTTTTGCTTTATGATGGTGAACGGCTTATAGGTCGGATTGCTGCTATATTGAACAACAACTATAATAGCCTGAACAATACCAGTGATGGTTTTTTTGGTTTTTTTGATTGTATAAACAATCAGGAAGCAGCCAATTTACTATTAGACACTGCTGAGAAATGGGTAAAAGATAAAGGGGTAAAAAACAAAATACTTGGCCCGGTTAACTTCTCGACCAATGAATCTTGTGGTTTATTGATTGAAGGTTTCGATTCACCACCAGTTGTAATGATGCCTTACAATGCTCCTTACTACGCAACTTTATTGGAGCAATGGGGCTTGAAAAAGAATGTAGATTTGATTGCCTGGAAATTTAATGGCGACAACTACGACGATCGTTCGGTTAAACTGATGGACAGACTTGAGGATCGTTTAAAACGGAACAACATCACCATCAGAAAAATCAACATGAAGAATTTTAAACAGGAAGCAGCAAATCTGCGCGAAGTTTATAATAAGGCATGGGATAAGAATGCAGGTTTTGTGCCCCTGAATAATGAGGAGTTTGATTACCAGGCTAAAGATTTGAAACTGGTACTGGACCCTGATTTTTGTTTTGTGGCCGAACAGGATGGTAAATTGGTAGGTTTTGGTGCAGCCATTCCCGATATGAATCAAATTCAGATCAAGATTAAAAAAGGTAGATTATTGCCTACAGGAATTTTCAAATTGTTGTTTGGAAAGAAAAATGTTACTGGTATCAGAATATTACTTTTAGGAGTGGTTGACGGATATCGTAAAATGGGTATTGAAGCCTGTATATATGGTAGTATCATTAAATCTTATCGTGCAAAAAACTTTAAATATGCTGAAGCAGGATGGACGTTGGAGCATAATGATATGGTAAATAATGCTATTAAGGCTATAAAAGGTGATCCGTATAAGAAATACAGGATCTATGAGAAAGCAGTATGAGTAAAAAAAGGGTATTGATTACCGGTGCGAGTGGTTTTGTGGGTTATCATTTGATAGAAGAAGCTTTAAAAGCGGATCTGGAAGTTTATGCAGCAATCAGACCGAGCAGTGACCGTTCACATTTGAAAGGTTTTAATGTACAATATGTAAATCTTGATTACAGCGTTGTTGATAGCTTAAAACAGGAACTGGAAGATAAGCAATATCATTATATTATACATGCTGCCGGTATTACTAAAGCAAAAACCAAGGCTGAGTACGATTTGGTAAACGCTACTTATACCCGTAATCTGGCTACTGCTGCACTTGAAGCCAATATCAATTTAGAGAAATTCGTTTTTGTAAGTAGTCTGGCTGCATTGGGTCCTCTAAAGGATTTATCTAATGAAATTCAGGATGTCAGTGCCCCTCACCCAGTGACAAATTACGGTGCAAGTAAGATGTTGGCCGAGCAATATCTGGCCGAGCTTACCACACTTCCTTTGCTTACCATACGTCCTACAGCTGTTTATGGTCCAAGGGAAAAGGATTTATTTATTTTGTTTAATAGTATTAATAAGGGGCTTGAACCACATATAGGCAGCTTTAAGCAGCAGCTCAGTTTTGTATATGTTAAAGATCTGGTTAATGTGATTGTAAAGGCTTTAACTGCTACAACAGTCCACCAGCATTACAACATTTCTGATGGTGAGACATATGACCGTTATGCCTTAGCTACTTTTACAAAAAAAGCATTAAATAAGCACACCTTTAAGTTCCATATTCCGGTGCCTTTGGTAGCCTTACTTGCTACCATTATGGATTTTATATATGCAGGAAGCAAAAATACGCCTGCCTTAAACAAGGAGAAAATGGCTGAACTTACTGCGATTAACTGGGCCTGCAGCATTGCAGGTGCGAAGGCTGATTTGGGTTATATACCAGAGTATAATCTGGAAAAAGGTATAATGCAGACTATTAAATGGTATAAGTTAAATAATTGGCTATAATAGTTATTAAGCAGGTGGGTTTTCCATCTGCTTAATAATCTTGTTCACTTCTGTTTCTGTTGCACGAAGTTTAGTCTGACAAAATTCGATCAGATCTGATGCGCGTTTTACCTTTTCTGCCAAAATATCTACCGATACCGCTTCTGTTTCTATTTCCTGAGCTATTTCTGTAAGCTCTTTATAAGCACTTTCATAGGTTAAATTCGTCGTTTCCATCTATAGTTGATTTGGAGTTTACTGTTGTTTTAATTTCTGCTGAAGCCAATCGGACTGTAAGTTCAGTTCCAGCTTCAATATGATCGGCGTTGCTAACAATCTGATCATTTACTTTAAGTATGGCAAAGCCTTTATTTAATATGTTTTGCGGACTCATGAGCCTGACTACTGATTGAAAGTGGCCAATATAACCCCTTTTATTAGCAAAATAAATCCTGTTATAGGATTGCAGGTTACTGATCACGTTGGCCAGGTCCTTTTGCTTGTTGGAGATCATGATCTTAGGATTGGTTAGTACCAATCGCGATAAGTTAAGGATATTCCTATGTTGCTCGTGTATTAGATTACGTGTAGTACGGATGGTAATCTGATTAATGTGCGTTAACCTATCTTTATGGTAATTGATCAATTGATAGGTTTTAATCAGCACCATTTTCTGCAAACCAATCAAAGCTTCTTCAAATGCCCGGTTGTGGGCAATGATCAGTTCGGCAGCTTTTGTTGGTGTTTTAGTAGAAGTATGGGCCATTAGATCGGCAATAGTTTCATTCTTTTGATGTCCTATTCCTGTGATAACGGGTATTGGAAATTTAGCAATGGCTCTGCTCAGCTCGTAATTATCAAAAATGAGAAAGTCTGTCTGCGCACCACCACCCCTGATGATCACCAATGCATCGTAAGGTTTCCCCGATTGAAATACTTCTACAAGCTTAGCCAGAAAAGGCCTGGCATTTGCCTCACCCTGTACTAAAGTAAAATAATCATCTATTTGAAAACGATAACCGAAAGTATTGTTCTCCAGCGTATGTCTAAAATCCTGATAACCGGCTGATGTGGCTGATGAAATCACTGCAATGTGCTGCAGCACATTATTTAAAGCCAGATTATTGTTGCGGGTAATGTAGCGCTCACCTGATTTTTGTATAAAATCAGGATTTTCTTTAAGCAATCTTTCCAATGTTTCTTTTCGCTGTTGTTCAAATAAGCCCAAAGTGAAATTGGTGTCTATATCCAGGAGATTTAGCTGTAGCCCGAATGCCGGATTGTATTGCACCGAAACCTGGATAAGTACATTAATGTCGTTCTTAAATTTCTGGCCGGTTGCTTGTTCAAAGTTAGTAATATTTACAGAAGCATTTCCCCATGCTCTACCCGCTATCTTGCTGAGGATCTTTGCCGAAGCTTTATCTTTCTCTACAAGTTCAAAATAATGATAATTACTTTGCTCTTTATAGGTATGACTCGTAACATCTGCAATGACCCAGAAAGTCCTGTTGCCAAATACCCCATCAATCGTCTGCCGGATCTGATTTGTCAGTTCCGAAAGCCTTATAGCAGCAGGATTAGATTGATAAGAGTGAACTTCCATTTGCATCTACGTTAAATATGTGTTTCGTTCCACATTTAAGTGCAAAGTTATTCTTTTGATGGCCTACCGGAAAATCAAAACAGACCGGATAGTTATATTCCTTAATTTTTTCTGTAATGATCTCATAGACAGTCCTGCCAAATTCTTCACCTGGATCATCAGGTTTTACTTTAAAGCCACCAACAATAAGCCCTTTTAAATTTGCGAGTTTTCCGCTACGCTTTAAGTTCCAAAACATCCGGTCTATATTGTACAGGTACTCACCAGTATCCTCTACAAAAAGAATCTTTCCATCTGTTTTGATATCTGATACCGTCCCTGTAAGGGTTTCTATGATACTAAGATTTCCTCCAATCAGGTGAGCTTCTGCCCTGCCCATTCTATTGTAACTTTGGGCAGCAGCACTATATTTTACTGCTTGTCCGCCTAATACTTGTTTAATGGAAAGGATTGTTTCTACCTGTATAGGCTCCGCTAAAGACCAATCCTTAGGAAAGCTATTGCACATTTTAGAATGGATGGAAGCTGTATTTAGCCGACTATTTAAATGACAATGCAACACGGTGATGTCGCTAAAGCCAATGATCCATTTGGGTTTAGCCTTGAACCTATCAAAATTAAGCTTGTCGATGATCCGAACCACACCATAACCACCGCGTGCACACATGATGGCTTTAATGTTAGGGTCATCCAGCATCTCCTGAAGGTCTTGAGCACGCTCGGCATCAGTTCCGCCCATGCCA
This is a stretch of genomic DNA from Candidatus Pedobacter colombiensis. It encodes these proteins:
- a CDS encoding NAD(P)-dependent oxidoreductase → MSKKRVLITGASGFVGYHLIEEALKADLEVYAAIRPSSDRSHLKGFNVQYVNLDYSVVDSLKQELEDKQYHYIIHAAGITKAKTKAEYDLVNATYTRNLATAALEANINLEKFVFVSSLAALGPLKDLSNEIQDVSAPHPVTNYGASKMLAEQYLAELTTLPLLTIRPTAVYGPREKDLFILFNSINKGLEPHIGSFKQQLSFVYVKDLVNVIVKALTATTVHQHYNISDGETYDRYALATFTKKALNKHTFKFHIPVPLVALLATIMDFIYAGSKNTPALNKEKMAELTAINWACSIAGAKADLGYIPEYNLEKGIMQTIKWYKLNNWL
- the xseB gene encoding exodeoxyribonuclease VII small subunit, producing METTNLTYESAYKELTEIAQEIETEAVSVDILAEKVKRASDLIEFCQTKLRATETEVNKIIKQMENPPA
- the xseA gene encoding exodeoxyribonuclease VII large subunit, with translation MEVHSYQSNPAAIRLSELTNQIRQTIDGVFGNRTFWVIADVTSHTYKEQSNYHYFELVEKDKASAKILSKIAGRAWGNASVNITNFEQATGQKFKNDINVLIQVSVQYNPAFGLQLNLLDIDTNFTLGLFEQQRKETLERLLKENPDFIQKSGERYITRNNNLALNNVLQHIAVISSATSAGYQDFRHTLENNTFGYRFQIDDYFTLVQGEANARPFLAKLVEVFQSGKPYDALVIIRGGGAQTDFLIFDNYELSRAIAKFPIPVITGIGHQKNETIADLMAHTSTKTPTKAAELIIAHNRAFEEALIGLQKMVLIKTYQLINYHKDRLTHINQITIRTTRNLIHEQHRNILNLSRLVLTNPKIMISNKQKDLANVISNLQSYNRIYFANKRGYIGHFQSVVRLMSPQNILNKGFAILKVNDQIVSNADHIEAGTELTVRLASAEIKTTVNSKSTIDGNDEFNL
- a CDS encoding LD-carboxypeptidase — its product is MNRKHFLSSLAIAGSTMTSFKAWSNPAVPIKETVIPPYLRPGDTIGVTTPAGYMTMEQIQPALQLMESWGFKIQIGNTIGKRDYGMGGTDAERAQDLQEMLDDPNIKAIMCARGGYGVVRIIDKLNFDRFKAKPKWIIGFSDITVLHCHLNSRLNTASIHSKMCNSFPKDWSLAEPIQVETILSIKQVLGGQAVKYSAAAQSYNRMGRAEAHLIGGNLSIIETLTGTVSDIKTDGKILFVEDTGEYLYNIDRMFWNLKRSGKLANLKGLIVGGFKVKPDDPGEEFGRTVYEIITEKIKEYNYPVCFDFPVGHQKNNFALKCGTKHIFNVDANGSSLLSI